Proteins from a single region of Candidatus Methanosuratincola sp.:
- a CDS encoding CBS domain-containing protein, which translates to MPTPQEIRAMRKKAGLTQEQLAKKAGVSQALVARIEAGTIDPRLSTLRKILLALNMEERKSPKIKDVMHSPIISVRADEPLEKAIELMWKKGISQMPVVEDDKIVGSLREETILKEVAKGSMKDLLKQKVEKFLEEGFPVVSIDTDLDEVARLLSAKSPAVLVSEHGTMVGIVTKIDLIAKHSL; encoded by the coding sequence TTGCCCACCCCGCAAGAGATAAGGGCAATGAGAAAGAAGGCGGGGCTCACGCAGGAACAACTGGCGAAGAAGGCGGGGGTGAGTCAGGCCCTGGTAGCCAGGATCGAGGCCGGGACGATAGACCCCCGGCTCTCCACCCTGCGGAAGATCCTCCTGGCGCTCAATATGGAGGAGAGGAAGAGCCCCAAAATTAAAGACGTGATGCATTCGCCCATAATTAGTGTGAGAGCAGACGAGCCCCTTGAGAAGGCAATAGAGCTAATGTGGAAGAAAGGGATATCGCAGATGCCGGTAGTGGAAGACGACAAGATAGTCGGGAGCCTGCGGGAGGAGACGATCCTCAAGGAAGTAGCGAAGGGGTCTATGAAAGACCTGCTCAAGCAGAAGGTCGAGAAGTTTTTGGAAGAAGGTTTTCCGGTTGTGAGCATTGACACGGACCTTGACGAAGTTGCACGTCTGCTGTCTGCAAAGAGTCCGGCGGTCCTAGTGAGTGAACATGGAACGATGGTGGGGATCGTCACCAAAATCGACCTGATAGCGAAGCATTCGCTGTGA
- the hypF gene encoding carbamoyltransferase HypF, whose translation MRAWRAHLYIRGLVQGVGFRPYVYSLATSKGLCGFVSNLADAGVEVVVEGDEDAIKEFIEELPQKKPSVSRIDEVEVRWEEPGNAFSGFTISESQERRISVRSVIPVDLGICDLCVTEITGSSRFTGYPFTTCAQCGPRFTMIRRLPYDRVNTSMDAFPFCPECLREYLDPKNRRYDAQGFACPKCGPKLTLLDASGNTISSEDPIGLAAELLSEGSVIAIKGLGGFHLSADAFDESSVAELRRRRRRPSQPFAIMSPSIEAIERFAEVSQDEAELLASPARPIVVLDKSENCSLADSVSPGLQSVGVMLPYTGIHLLLLRSFRKEALVMTSANYPGKPMIIDERSALSELKGVADYYLVHNREIVNRCDDSVIKSDGGDKVFLRRSRGYSPSYLRAGWSVGDKYILSLGGELNNNASLFVKDQIITTQHVGDVDELETLDFMKNAIRFIEKTYDLKKPDLIVCDMNPSFLTARYAEELSSDLESPLVRVQHHHAHAAALMVENSIGLGEETVSIVIDGTGYGLDGNSWGGEIFVAGYSDFKRLAHLEPHPLPGGDICAYYPARVLASILSSTRSDSEIERLLTKNASKYFKHGIEELRIVLKQCRDARALKTTSLGRLLDAIAVALDVCYARTYEGEPPMRLESLALGSGPSEIPLELGYRRENGVYVFDTSSLVDSVVDIKEAFDKKDIAFAVHRSIGRALGEVACLLAGEYGIGTIGLTGGAAVNTLIRRYIKEKVLENNKKFIVNKNYPCGDGCVSVGQSVVASSRIL comes from the coding sequence ATGAGGGCTTGGCGCGCACACCTCTACATTCGCGGGCTTGTTCAGGGAGTCGGTTTCAGGCCTTATGTGTACTCCCTTGCGACGTCCAAAGGGCTTTGCGGCTTTGTATCGAATTTGGCAGACGCCGGCGTCGAGGTGGTCGTGGAGGGCGATGAAGATGCCATCAAGGAGTTCATCGAGGAGCTGCCGCAGAAGAAGCCCTCGGTGTCGAGAATAGACGAGGTTGAGGTGCGCTGGGAGGAGCCTGGCAACGCCTTCTCCGGGTTCACGATCTCCGAAAGCCAGGAGAGGCGGATTTCTGTGAGATCTGTGATACCAGTGGATCTGGGGATTTGTGATTTATGTGTCACAGAAATCACTGGCAGCAGCCGCTTCACCGGCTACCCTTTCACCACATGTGCACAGTGTGGTCCGCGCTTCACTATGATTCGCAGGCTTCCCTACGATCGTGTGAACACGTCGATGGACGCATTCCCTTTCTGTCCCGAGTGCCTGCGCGAATACCTTGACCCGAAAAACAGGAGGTACGACGCCCAGGGCTTTGCTTGCCCCAAATGCGGCCCCAAATTGACGCTTCTCGACGCCTCTGGGAACACCATAAGCTCTGAAGATCCGATCGGCTTGGCAGCAGAGCTGCTTTCTGAGGGGTCTGTTATAGCAATCAAGGGGCTCGGCGGGTTCCACCTCTCGGCAGACGCCTTCGACGAATCCTCTGTTGCCGAGCTGAGAAGACGGCGCCGCCGCCCCAGCCAGCCCTTCGCGATAATGTCCCCGTCAATTGAAGCGATAGAGCGCTTCGCAGAAGTGAGCCAGGACGAGGCGGAGCTGCTCGCTTCCCCGGCGCGCCCGATTGTGGTCCTTGACAAATCGGAAAACTGCAGTCTCGCCGACTCTGTCTCGCCCGGGCTCCAATCTGTCGGAGTCATGCTGCCGTACACTGGCATCCACCTGCTTCTGCTGAGATCGTTCCGCAAAGAAGCACTGGTCATGACCTCCGCAAATTATCCCGGGAAGCCGATGATAATCGACGAAAGGTCTGCGCTCAGCGAGCTGAAGGGCGTCGCGGACTACTATCTCGTGCACAACCGGGAAATCGTAAACCGCTGTGACGACTCTGTGATAAAGTCGGACGGGGGCGACAAAGTCTTTCTGAGGCGGTCTCGGGGCTACTCCCCCTCTTACCTTCGCGCCGGGTGGTCTGTCGGCGACAAGTACATACTGAGCCTCGGGGGCGAGTTGAACAACAACGCCTCTCTCTTTGTGAAAGATCAAATCATAACAACACAACACGTCGGGGACGTCGACGAGCTTGAAACTTTGGATTTTATGAAAAATGCGATCAGATTTATTGAGAAAACGTATGATCTTAAAAAACCTGATTTAATTGTTTGCGATATGAACCCCTCCTTCTTGACTGCACGCTATGCGGAGGAGCTGTCCTCCGATCTTGAATCGCCTCTAGTTCGAGTTCAGCATCATCACGCGCATGCGGCCGCCCTGATGGTTGAGAACTCGATAGGCTTGGGCGAGGAGACCGTTTCAATAGTTATAGACGGAACTGGCTACGGGCTTGATGGCAACTCGTGGGGAGGCGAGATATTTGTCGCAGGGTATTCTGATTTCAAGCGCCTGGCGCACCTCGAGCCCCATCCGCTGCCGGGCGGCGACATCTGCGCCTACTATCCTGCCAGGGTGCTCGCTTCCATCTTGAGTTCAACAAGGTCTGATTCTGAAATCGAAAGGCTGTTAACGAAAAATGCATCTAAGTACTTTAAACACGGAATTGAAGAATTGAGGATTGTGCTTAAACAGTGTAGGGATGCTCGTGCGTTAAAGACAACGAGTTTGGGTAGGCTTTTGGACGCGATCGCCGTCGCGCTCGATGTTTGCTATGCTAGGACTTACGAGGGCGAGCCCCCTATGCGCTTAGAGTCCCTGGCTTTAGGCAGTGGACCAAGCGAAATCCCGCTCGAACTGGGGTATAGGCGAGAAAACGGCGTGTATGTTTTTGATACTTCCTCATTGGTGGACTCGGTGGTTGATATAAAAGAGGCTTTTGATAAGAAAGACATCGCTTTCGCGGTCCATAGAAGCATCGGGCGTGCTCTCGGGGAAGTTGCCTGTCTCCTGGCCGGGGAATACGGGATCGGAACGATAGGTCTTACAGGCGGGGCGGCAGTAAACACTTTAATAAGGCGCTACATAAAAGAAAAAGTTTTAGAAAATAACAAAAAATTTATTGTTAATAAAAATTATCCCTGCGGAGATGGCTGCGTCTCGGTAGGGCAGTCCGTTGTTGCTTCATCGCGTATTTTGTGA
- a CDS encoding DUF2070 family protein has protein sequence MDFTSQLTKKYRSFFSLPGKSMLIVQVVLFGTLFCVIAYWLALGTAGITVGMIDGAFSLGISGIISGYIIGNKDGFLTRRRALGLALFGIVFIGMGILIGGLFARAFGNGGILERAYFLSCGVAMVYEYVVLKAVSKSKRLGVVLESIVQPGLVVLAHSMVLYFFEGNLFTNGFFMFGLTCIASILTAELYYSQIEKVGERISGVGTLSLFKSFIASLILDQSEFLENDLKKLSLKRDVEVRTISFRNQKGRCLAVAPLVHPGPFRNLGGAALPTALASSLADAGVVPLIFHTPTTHEDDPVSSEDCRRIIDTAVAASYTERDGYASKPVRSKAGRVTVTLQIFGRTPLVVISRSPVPTEDLPRRVHEICVEKLAEYGYSDGVIVDAHNSMDETYEAFERRDEEDLLAALKDALDKAASETGELYAGFSQSRLEGFSRRDGIGEGGVMALVTQVNGHKSAFISLDGNNLLCGIAESIREEISRRGYEVSEVTTTDTHVVTGTAGGQGYHVLGKVVPEAALIESITRAVREAESKISKCKVEFSKHVVKDVNLLGENGLRILWSITEESIHVAKRGLIWLVGIPVVCAAALFLLL, from the coding sequence TTGGACTTTACTTCGCAGCTGACGAAGAAGTACAGGTCTTTTTTTAGTCTCCCCGGCAAGTCGATGCTGATAGTCCAAGTCGTGCTCTTCGGGACATTATTCTGCGTGATTGCTTACTGGCTGGCACTGGGAACGGCAGGCATAACGGTCGGAATGATCGACGGGGCTTTTTCTCTCGGCATTTCCGGGATCATTTCCGGGTACATAATAGGTAATAAAGACGGCTTTCTGACGAGGAGGAGGGCCCTTGGACTGGCGCTCTTCGGAATCGTTTTCATTGGGATGGGGATCCTGATAGGCGGACTTTTCGCTAGGGCATTCGGAAACGGCGGCATCCTCGAGAGAGCCTACTTTCTTTCTTGCGGGGTCGCAATGGTTTACGAATATGTGGTACTCAAGGCAGTCTCAAAAAGCAAAAGGTTAGGGGTTGTCCTAGAAAGCATTGTCCAGCCAGGACTGGTTGTGCTCGCACACTCGATGGTGCTCTACTTTTTTGAGGGGAACCTCTTCACCAACGGATTTTTTATGTTTGGTCTGACCTGCATCGCGTCGATCCTGACCGCCGAACTCTATTACTCACAAATAGAGAAGGTGGGGGAAAGAATCTCCGGCGTGGGCACCCTCTCCCTGTTCAAGTCGTTCATAGCCTCCCTCATTCTGGACCAAAGTGAGTTCCTTGAAAACGACCTGAAAAAGCTCTCTCTGAAAAGGGACGTGGAGGTCCGAACCATCAGTTTCAGAAACCAAAAAGGAAGGTGCCTCGCGGTAGCCCCCCTTGTCCACCCGGGTCCTTTCAGGAACCTCGGGGGCGCCGCCCTGCCGACTGCTCTCGCATCCAGCCTGGCTGACGCCGGGGTCGTCCCGCTAATATTCCACACGCCCACGACTCACGAGGATGACCCGGTCTCAAGCGAGGACTGCAGGAGGATAATCGACACAGCGGTGGCTGCGAGCTACACGGAAAGAGACGGATACGCCTCTAAGCCGGTGCGCAGCAAAGCTGGGAGGGTCACAGTGACTCTCCAGATTTTTGGCAGGACCCCTCTAGTTGTGATTTCGAGATCCCCCGTGCCTACCGAGGATCTGCCCAGGCGTGTGCACGAAATCTGTGTCGAAAAACTAGCCGAATACGGGTATTCTGATGGTGTCATAGTGGATGCCCATAATTCGATGGACGAGACCTACGAGGCGTTCGAAAGACGGGACGAGGAGGACCTGCTCGCTGCGCTGAAAGACGCGCTGGACAAGGCAGCATCGGAGACGGGGGAGCTCTACGCCGGCTTTTCCCAATCTAGGCTAGAAGGGTTCTCCAGGAGGGACGGGATCGGGGAAGGCGGGGTGATGGCTTTGGTGACACAGGTGAACGGACACAAGTCGGCATTCATCTCGTTGGACGGGAACAATCTGCTGTGCGGCATTGCCGAGAGTATCAGGGAGGAGATCTCTAGACGGGGGTACGAGGTTTCAGAGGTTACGACCACGGACACGCACGTGGTGACCGGGACTGCAGGAGGTCAGGGGTACCACGTCCTTGGCAAAGTCGTACCGGAGGCTGCGCTCATTGAGAGCATAACTCGGGCTGTAAGAGAGGCGGAGTCGAAAATCTCCAAGTGCAAAGTCGAATTTTCTAAACATGTAGTGAAAGACGTGAACCTGCTGGGGGAGAACGGGCTCAGGATCCTCTGGTCGATCACCGAAGAGTCGATTCATGTCGCAAAACGGGGTTTAATCTGGCTGGTGGGGATCCCTGTGGTCTGTGCAGCAGCGCTTTTTCTGCTGCTCTAA
- a CDS encoding MBL fold metallo-hydrolase, whose amino-acid sequence MSGAALLLSVKWQNGVLVESNGLSMILDPLKKAGSVDFAFISHAHMDHTHAFTDSSKIKYSTKETATLYEAVADRKTKNVVSCTYGQTLFLHEIRLKAVNSGHVFGSAALLLTAGDVTFFYTGDFNFTDSLTQKAISPQDCDVLVIETTYGRPDFVFPKREDVYDQIVQWAASTIMRGDIPCFLLYPVGKAQEVTRLFNLYTSIPVVTHPSITRANGIVNSFGCGLSFYDLADAGEEILKSGNCVCLFPTSLNSRAIKMVYPRAKVATVTGWGLTFGKRNADATFVLSSHADYAQLISFVKECNPKKVYTMHGYAEIFSNKLKRMGYDSVPLEV is encoded by the coding sequence ATGTCTGGTGCTGCCTTGTTGCTCTCGGTGAAGTGGCAGAACGGCGTGCTTGTGGAATCGAATGGGCTTTCCATGATTCTTGATCCACTGAAGAAGGCCGGGTCTGTGGATTTTGCGTTCATATCGCACGCCCACATGGATCATACCCATGCCTTTACCGACTCGAGCAAAATCAAGTACTCGACAAAGGAGACTGCCACGCTCTACGAGGCAGTTGCCGACCGGAAGACGAAGAACGTCGTATCATGCACCTATGGTCAAACTCTCTTCCTCCATGAAATTCGATTGAAAGCGGTGAATTCCGGACACGTTTTCGGTTCCGCCGCGCTTCTCCTGACCGCTGGGGATGTGACTTTTTTCTACACGGGGGACTTCAATTTCACCGATTCTTTGACCCAGAAGGCGATATCCCCGCAGGATTGTGACGTCCTTGTGATCGAGACGACCTACGGGCGGCCTGACTTTGTCTTCCCCAAGAGGGAGGACGTCTACGACCAGATAGTCCAATGGGCGGCATCGACGATAATGCGAGGCGACATCCCTTGCTTTTTGCTGTACCCAGTCGGGAAGGCGCAAGAGGTGACGCGCCTCTTCAATCTCTACACCTCTATCCCGGTGGTGACCCACCCGTCGATCACGAGGGCAAACGGGATCGTAAACTCATTCGGGTGCGGGCTCTCCTTTTATGATCTTGCCGATGCCGGCGAAGAAATCCTAAAGTCCGGGAACTGCGTCTGCCTATTCCCCACTTCCCTCAACAGCAGGGCGATAAAGATGGTTTACCCGAGAGCCAAGGTGGCGACGGTAACCGGCTGGGGGCTCACCTTTGGAAAAAGGAACGCGGATGCGACCTTCGTTCTCAGTAGCCACGCCGATTACGCGCAGCTAATCTCTTTCGTAAAAGAATGCAACCCGAAGAAGGTCTATACGATGCATGGGTACGCTGAGATATTCTCAAACAAACTGAAAAGAATGGGTTACGACTCGGTGCCGCTTGAGGTCTAG
- a CDS encoding preprotein translocase subunit Sec61beta has protein sequence MPRKDKERAPMPMSGAGLMRFFEDETHGVKIRPHYVVLASIMLMGTVILAHLLFG, from the coding sequence TTGCCAAGGAAGGATAAAGAGAGGGCGCCAATGCCAATGTCTGGCGCAGGGTTGATGAGGTTCTTTGAGGACGAAACGCACGGTGTGAAGATAAGGCCACATTACGTTGTTCTCGCCTCAATAATGCTCATGGGAACGGTAATCCTGGCACACCTGCTCTTCGGTTGA
- the glyA gene encoding serine hydroxymethyltransferase: MPESNREKFERVLRSIEDHHRTLRDSLPMIASENVPSPAVREALACDFGNRYAEGWVGERVYAGCKYLDEVESIAIELGKALFHGEFVDVRPISGVFANLATFSVFANPGDVILSCSIPTGGHISHAKEKLGGTAGLIRKLDVQNYPFDIDDFNIDLDETEKMVHELDAQGKTPKMFILGASVFLFPHPVKEIVELAKTYGAKVVYDAAHVAGLIAGGIFQDPLRDGVDAMTMSTHKTLAGPQHGIIVSWEKYAEPLKKAVFPGLSSNHHLHAVAGVAIAFSEAMEFYKDYARAIVTNSKALAQALYERGMDVLYEKKGFTESHILLVDVTKYGNGFEIEKKLEAANIIVNRNLLPYDKKMGRDYKAPGGIRIGTQELTHLGMKKSEMIEIAELMKSIIVDGVDPRDVAPRVSELRAPFQKVQYCFSNQTDAYQHIKIR, from the coding sequence ATGCCAGAGTCAAATAGAGAGAAGTTCGAGCGCGTGTTAAGGAGCATTGAGGATCACCACAGGACCCTGAGGGACTCCCTCCCAATGATAGCCAGCGAAAACGTCCCCAGCCCAGCGGTAAGGGAGGCCTTGGCGTGCGATTTTGGGAACAGGTACGCCGAGGGTTGGGTTGGGGAGCGGGTTTACGCCGGGTGCAAGTACCTTGATGAAGTCGAAAGCATAGCTATAGAACTGGGTAAGGCACTCTTCCATGGCGAATTTGTGGATGTAAGGCCCATCTCAGGGGTCTTTGCCAACCTGGCTACCTTCTCCGTTTTCGCAAACCCGGGGGACGTGATCCTGTCGTGTTCCATACCGACCGGAGGGCACATAAGTCATGCCAAGGAGAAATTGGGCGGCACGGCGGGCTTGATAAGAAAGCTTGATGTGCAGAATTACCCTTTTGATATAGATGATTTCAACATCGACCTGGACGAGACTGAGAAGATGGTGCACGAGCTCGACGCCCAGGGCAAGACGCCGAAGATGTTCATCCTTGGCGCGAGCGTCTTCCTGTTCCCCCACCCGGTGAAGGAGATTGTTGAGCTCGCAAAGACCTATGGCGCAAAAGTGGTTTACGACGCGGCGCACGTCGCCGGCCTCATCGCAGGCGGGATCTTCCAGGATCCCCTCAGGGATGGTGTGGACGCCATGACCATGAGCACCCACAAAACCCTGGCAGGTCCGCAACACGGCATCATCGTCTCATGGGAAAAGTACGCGGAACCATTAAAGAAGGCTGTTTTCCCTGGTCTGTCGAGCAATCACCACCTCCACGCGGTGGCCGGGGTCGCCATAGCATTCTCAGAGGCGATGGAATTCTACAAAGACTACGCAAGGGCGATTGTGACGAATTCAAAGGCTCTGGCGCAGGCACTTTATGAGCGCGGCATGGATGTGCTCTATGAAAAGAAGGGTTTCACAGAATCTCACATCCTGCTCGTGGACGTCACCAAATATGGCAATGGGTTTGAGATCGAGAAGAAGCTGGAGGCTGCAAACATAATCGTAAACAGAAACCTCCTGCCGTACGACAAGAAGATGGGGCGGGATTACAAAGCACCCGGCGGAATCCGCATCGGGACCCAGGAGCTTACCCACCTCGGGATGAAGAAATCGGAGATGATAGAGATTGCAGAGCTGATGAAGTCGATCATAGTAGACGGAGTCGATCCGAGGGATGTTGCGCCAAGGGTTTCGGAATTGCGAGCCCCGTTCCAGAAAGTGCAGTACTGCTTCTCTAACCAGACCGATGCCTATCAGCACATCAAGATAAGATAG
- a CDS encoding CBS domain-containing protein, translated as MKVSDIINQNVIYAEVPGSRDQVLRVLQEKKISGMPVVKKGTKQLIGIITREDILRHPDEEQLALIMNRNVLSVDYDASFEECLRVMKERGFRRIPVVSQGELKGIITVGDIVHKVIANSSSSAKVSDFMRRKVLAVWGATPVNIASRIMHMAGEYVALVLDNEVRVAGIVSNTDLIRLVEMKMEEKKSVLKSGSESQEWDWETSSVLYISKQKISLPFMPLHQIMSTPCITISESSTIAECANKMLKYNIDQLPVTNIRDEVIGMIFDIDLVKSL; from the coding sequence GTGAAAGTATCCGACATAATTAATCAAAATGTCATCTACGCAGAGGTCCCCGGGAGCAGGGATCAGGTCCTCAGGGTGCTGCAGGAAAAGAAGATCTCCGGGATGCCCGTTGTGAAAAAGGGGACAAAACAGCTTATAGGCATTATCACTAGGGAGGACATCCTGAGGCATCCGGACGAGGAACAGCTTGCCCTCATAATGAACAGGAACGTCTTAAGCGTGGATTACGATGCTTCCTTTGAAGAATGCCTCAGGGTAATGAAGGAGAGGGGCTTCCGCCGAATCCCGGTGGTATCGCAGGGGGAATTGAAGGGAATTATAACGGTGGGAGACATAGTCCACAAGGTCATCGCCAATTCCTCCTCCTCTGCCAAGGTCTCTGACTTCATGCGCAGAAAAGTGTTGGCTGTTTGGGGGGCGACTCCCGTAAACATTGCGAGCCGGATAATGCACATGGCCGGCGAATACGTAGCCCTAGTCTTGGATAATGAGGTGAGGGTCGCTGGGATCGTCTCGAACACCGACCTGATACGGCTTGTGGAGATGAAAATGGAAGAAAAGAAGTCCGTCTTGAAGTCCGGCTCAGAGTCTCAGGAATGGGACTGGGAGACTTCTTCCGTCCTCTACATCTCAAAACAGAAGATTTCTCTGCCGTTCATGCCGCTCCATCAGATCATGTCCACCCCATGCATCACCATAAGCGAATCATCAACTATAGCCGAGTGCGCAAATAAAATGCTGAAGTATAACATCGATCAGCTGCCCGTCACAAACATCCGGGACGAGGTCATTGGGATGATCTTTGACATCGATTTGGTAAAGTCACTGTGA